The following proteins come from a genomic window of Synergistota bacterium:
- a CDS encoding galactitol-1-phosphate 5-dehydrogenase yields the protein MDYMRAVVFHGPGDMRYEMVPKPIPKEGEVCIKVKFAGICGSDVEEYKIGSDRAIPPIIFGHEFSGEIVEVGPGVSKDRVGQRVSVNPMLYCGKCYYCQRGWINLCPYRRSVGRTLGVEKKRCDGAFAEYVCVPEFALVPLHEEVSFEEGALLEPLSVCLSAAKEGNFEKGENVAVIGAGPIGLMILEFLKVLGSGKIVVTDVVDFKLEVAKKLGADYVLNVKDEPVESLLGLVDKVGFDRVIVAAGVPSALKDSFKLVRNGGDIVLVGIIRKNVEVNPVEIVGRKLTIYGSYMFTNEMYEVMNYIAQRKLDVKSMITSVCSLEEVPEAFRKLSADGEEIKVLVKIN from the coding sequence ATGGATTACATGAGAGCGGTTGTCTTTCATGGACCTGGCGATATGCGTTATGAGATGGTTCCCAAGCCTATTCCTAAGGAGGGTGAGGTTTGTATAAAGGTTAAGTTTGCTGGAATATGTGGTTCTGATGTAGAAGAGTACAAGATAGGCTCTGATAGAGCTATACCACCTATTATATTTGGGCATGAGTTTTCAGGAGAGATTGTTGAAGTAGGCCCAGGTGTCTCAAAAGATAGGGTTGGTCAAAGAGTTAGCGTTAACCCTATGCTTTATTGTGGTAAGTGTTATTACTGTCAAAGAGGTTGGATAAACTTATGCCCTTATAGAAGAAGCGTTGGAAGAACGTTAGGTGTTGAGAAGAAGCGGTGTGACGGTGCTTTTGCTGAGTATGTTTGTGTTCCTGAATTTGCTCTTGTCCCTTTGCACGAGGAAGTTAGTTTTGAGGAAGGTGCCTTGTTAGAACCATTATCTGTATGTCTTTCTGCAGCTAAGGAAGGAAATTTCGAAAAGGGCGAGAATGTAGCAGTTATCGGAGCCGGACCTATAGGTTTAATGATATTGGAATTTTTAAAAGTTTTAGGATCAGGTAAGATTGTAGTAACTGATGTGGTTGATTTTAAGCTTGAAGTTGCTAAAAAGCTTGGGGCGGATTATGTTTTAAATGTTAAAGATGAACCAGTAGAGAGTTTATTAGGTTTGGTTGATAAAGTTGGTTTTGATAGGGTTATAGTTGCTGCTGGTGTACCATCAGCTCTTAAAGACTCGTTTAAGCTTGTCAGAAATGGTGGTGATATCGTATTAGTTGGCATAATAAGGAAGAATGTTGAGGTAAACCCTGTTGAGATAGTTGGAAGAAAGCTGACCATCTATGGTAGCTATATGTTCACTAATGAAATGTATGAGGTAATGAACTATATAGCTCAGAGGAAGCTTGATGTTAAAAGTATGATTACCTCAGTTTGTTCTTTGGAAGAAGTACCTGAAGCCTTTAGGAAGCTATCAGCTGATGGTGAGGAAATTAAAGTATTGGTTAAGATAAATTAG
- a CDS encoding cupin domain-containing protein, giving the protein MSRVKVIRISEVEGEYREPPRKSWILVSEKTVGAKNLAVGINETYVGSRVPEHKHDNEEEVMIFLQGRGKFITKDEEIPLEPGVCIYNPPGEYHSIVNTGDEPLKFIWIYSPQLKSHRKEEGKT; this is encoded by the coding sequence ATGTCGAGAGTAAAAGTTATTCGCATAAGTGAGGTAGAGGGAGAATATAGAGAGCCTCCAAGAAAGTCGTGGATATTGGTTTCAGAAAAAACTGTAGGGGCTAAAAATTTAGCTGTAGGTATAAACGAGACTTATGTGGGAAGTAGGGTTCCAGAGCATAAGCATGACAATGAGGAAGAGGTTATGATTTTTTTACAGGGTAGAGGAAAGTTTATAACCAAGGATGAGGAGATACCTTTAGAACCGGGAGTGTGTATTTATAATCCTCCAGGAGAGTATCACTCTATCGTTAACACGGGAGACGAGCCCCTCAAGTTTATATGGATATATTCTCCTCAGCTTAAGAGTCACAGAAAAGAGGAGGGAAAAACATAA
- a CDS encoding sugar phosphate isomerase/epimerase, with protein MKMKLSCFGKIKDLEAIEKAGYDCAELQVREIVELSEDEFKAALKKIKSLDITCEVFDNPIPLDVRIASPDFDLKYWTEYLKIGAYRTAELGARYYVFGNGRSRSLPTEGDIQSAYNKLMDFLNILCDVTAEYNITVLLEPLAPSLSNFINSIPEAVDFIEKFGKYNLKTMCDLRWLVAVGRSVEDIAKYEKYVKHIHIDNPLTEFPKRLMPSLSDSYNYAALIDVLKRICYKEIIAIEANTFDNYEEDIKKGIEFFKQFGIYPYRS; from the coding sequence ATGAAAATGAAGCTCTCTTGCTTTGGCAAAATAAAAGATCTTGAAGCTATAGAGAAAGCGGGCTATGATTGTGCAGAGCTTCAGGTAAGAGAAATTGTAGAGCTTAGTGAGGATGAGTTTAAAGCAGCGCTTAAGAAAATTAAAAGCCTTGACATAACCTGTGAAGTTTTTGATAATCCTATTCCTCTTGATGTTCGTATAGCTTCTCCAGATTTTGATTTAAAGTATTGGACTGAATATCTAAAGATAGGAGCTTATAGAACAGCGGAGCTTGGTGCGCGCTATTATGTGTTTGGTAATGGTAGGTCAAGGAGCCTTCCTACTGAAGGGGATATTCAGTCTGCCTATAATAAACTTATGGATTTCTTGAATATCCTTTGTGATGTTACTGCTGAATATAATATAACCGTTTTACTTGAGCCTTTAGCACCAAGTCTTTCTAATTTCATTAACTCCATTCCTGAAGCTGTGGATTTCATAGAAAAGTTCGGAAAATATAACTTAAAGACCATGTGTGATCTTAGGTGGCTTGTAGCTGTTGGAAGAAGCGTGGAAGACATAGCTAAATATGAGAAATATGTGAAGCATATTCATATAGATAACCCATTAACGGAGTTTCCCAAGAGATTAATGCCAAGCTTAAGCGATAGCTATAATTATGCTGCGCTAATAGATGTCCTTAAGAGGATATGTTACAAGGAGATTATAGCTATTGAGGCTAACACTTTTGATAATTATGAAGAGGATATTAAAAAGGGTATAGAGTTCTTTAAGCAGTTTGGCATATATCCTTATAGGAGTTGA
- a CDS encoding TRAP transporter small permease produces the protein MAVVRWIDQHLEELILSIFLVLIACVMMLQVFMRYVVGSSLSWAEEVCRYLFVWSSLLSIGYSIRKKTILRVDSLVEVLPLNIKRFLKIGVEFFVLIFFVYLFVNSIPVVKMIKDSGQTSPAMEIPMYLVYFSANVGFFLATVRSIQSIIEMFRKQGLSTLKAEK, from the coding sequence GTGGCTGTTGTAAGATGGATAGATCAGCATTTAGAGGAGCTAATTTTAAGCATCTTTCTCGTTTTGATTGCTTGTGTGATGATGCTTCAAGTTTTTATGCGTTATGTGGTTGGATCGTCGCTCTCCTGGGCTGAAGAGGTTTGCCGGTATCTATTTGTATGGTCTTCTCTTTTAAGTATAGGTTATAGCATAAGGAAAAAAACGATATTAAGGGTTGATTCTTTGGTTGAAGTATTACCTTTAAATATTAAGAGATTTTTAAAGATAGGTGTGGAGTTTTTCGTTTTGATTTTCTTTGTTTATCTATTTGTGAACTCCATCCCTGTAGTTAAGATGATAAAGGATAGTGGGCAAACAAGCCCTGCTATGGAGATTCCTATGTATTTGGTTTATTTTTCAGCTAATGTGGGATTCTTTCTTGCAACTGTTAGGTCTATTCAAAGCATAATAGAAATGTTTAGGAAGCAAGGTTTGAGTACCTTAAAGGCAGAAAAGTGA
- a CDS encoding TRAP transporter substrate-binding protein: MKKLLAGVVVVSLVIGLMGLVVGDVPAYAQQYTLQLAGAYPSAQDTPRVLAAKLFKELLEKKSNGKIKVELYLDSKLGGDRETVESCQAGNIAMVSLTTAPMVGFVPKLAVFDIAMLFDDLDVAKKALDPFKGKLIPDYEKAGFKLLMFTPIYFRELTTKKPVKSIDDLKGLKIRTMENKYHLAFWRALGANPTPLSFAELYVALQQGIVDAQENPYEIIWSAKFYEVQKYVVNTHHICFVFTYIMNKKLYDGMPADYQKTVTDVTNEVSEYLFKESKTQTSAMLVELQKKGMEIIEVTPEMRQRMKEAAKGVADMVRSAVGSEIVDDLLLAITQVKK, from the coding sequence ATGAAAAAGCTTCTAGCGGGTGTAGTGGTGGTTAGTTTAGTGATAGGGCTTATGGGCTTGGTAGTGGGCGATGTTCCAGCGTATGCCCAACAGTACACTTTGCAGTTAGCAGGGGCCTATCCTAGCGCTCAAGATACTCCAAGGGTATTAGCTGCTAAGCTTTTTAAGGAGTTACTTGAGAAGAAATCTAATGGAAAAATAAAGGTTGAGCTATATCTTGACTCTAAGCTTGGAGGAGATAGAGAAACCGTTGAAAGTTGTCAGGCTGGAAATATAGCTATGGTTTCTTTAACTACCGCTCCCATGGTTGGTTTTGTTCCTAAGCTTGCTGTGTTTGATATAGCTATGCTTTTTGATGATTTGGATGTTGCAAAAAAGGCATTAGATCCGTTTAAAGGTAAGCTTATTCCAGATTACGAAAAGGCTGGCTTTAAGCTTCTTATGTTTACACCTATTTACTTCCGCGAGCTCACTACGAAGAAACCGGTAAAGAGTATAGATGATCTTAAGGGTTTGAAGATAAGGACTATGGAAAACAAATATCATTTAGCTTTCTGGAGAGCTTTGGGAGCTAATCCTACGCCTCTTAGCTTTGCTGAACTTTACGTAGCCTTGCAGCAGGGTATAGTAGATGCTCAGGAGAACCCATACGAGATAATTTGGTCTGCTAAGTTCTACGAGGTTCAGAAATATGTGGTTAATACACATCATATATGTTTTGTGTTTACCTACATAATGAACAAGAAGCTATATGATGGTATGCCTGCTGACTATCAGAAGACAGTAACTGATGTAACTAACGAGGTTAGCGAATATCTGTTTAAGGAATCTAAAACTCAAACTAGCGCTATGTTGGTTGAGCTTCAGAAGAAAGGTATGGAAATTATAGAGGTTACACCGGAAATGAGGCAGAGAATGAAAGAAGCAGCAAAGGGCGTTGCTGATATGGTAAGAAGTGCTGTAGGTAGTGAAATCGTCGATGATCTCTTACTTGCTATAACTCAGGTAAAGAAATAA
- the iolN gene encoding 3-dehydro-scyllo-inosose hydrolase, with protein MGEWKFPNEGCIEKPNKMYYHTMTRRDVEERLKVNDILLVPVGSTENHGSAGPMGEDTFIVTRIAEMVAAKAGCTIASPIWYGSHPFHHIGQPGTVPLPDDVFAAMIRAIITGYWNTGFRKQIFISMHGQEYIIPSAIQEWAKKYQVPALILFVDLPRVMGQTLMDKEHGGPFETPFQHADEAETSISLALFPEFCDMEHAEDTTIKGYLPPGHVDRGGDIYGYPIPGHCQVGNVGIECITAPEGVLGKATKAKAEKARACIERACDYLLKLHNDILSIFPPGKLPDAKLITQRDPELIEAVLKGPTKGGKHIYVIAWPP; from the coding sequence ATGGGAGAGTGGAAATTTCCAAACGAAGGTTGTATTGAAAAACCTAATAAGATGTACTATCACACGATGACTAGGAGAGATGTTGAAGAGAGGCTAAAGGTTAATGATATTCTTTTAGTTCCCGTGGGTTCAACAGAGAATCATGGGAGCGCAGGTCCAATGGGTGAAGATACCTTTATTGTGACGAGGATAGCTGAAATGGTTGCGGCTAAGGCTGGCTGTACTATAGCTTCTCCGATATGGTATGGTTCGCATCCATTCCATCACATTGGTCAACCGGGTACAGTTCCTCTTCCTGATGATGTTTTCGCTGCTATGATAAGAGCTATAATAACGGGTTACTGGAATACCGGATTTAGAAAACAGATATTCATAAGTATGCATGGGCAGGAATATATTATTCCTTCAGCTATTCAGGAATGGGCTAAAAAGTATCAAGTTCCAGCTTTAATACTCTTCGTGGATCTGCCGCGCGTTATGGGACAGACTCTTATGGATAAGGAGCACGGTGGTCCATTTGAGACGCCATTTCAGCATGCGGATGAGGCTGAAACATCTATTTCTTTAGCTCTTTTCCCGGAGTTCTGTGATATGGAGCATGCGGAGGATACAACTATAAAGGGTTATCTGCCTCCTGGTCATGTGGATAGGGGTGGAGATATATACGGTTATCCGATACCTGGACACTGTCAAGTAGGTAATGTAGGTATTGAATGTATCACCGCTCCTGAGGGAGTACTTGGTAAAGCTACTAAGGCGAAGGCAGAAAAGGCAAGAGCCTGTATAGAAAGAGCTTGCGATTATCTACTTAAGCTTCACAATGATATCTTATCTATATTCCCACCTGGGAAGTTGCCGGATGCTAAACTGATCACTCAGAGAGATCCTGAGCTCATAGAAGCTGTGCTTAAAGGTCCTACAAAAGGTGGTAAGCATATTTATGTAATTGCATGGCCACCATAA
- a CDS encoding galactitol-1-phosphate 5-dehydrogenase, with protein sequence MKALVFYGAGDIRYVDVETPEPKQGEVLIKVKAVSICGSDLNGYRGKSPFRVPPLIMGHEFSGEIAKLGEGVKGINVGDRVIVETNLYCGDCPNCKAGFINICENRRIIGTTMKAGSYNGAMAEYVVAPANKVIKLPDNVSFNAAALIEPLANVLRAVKHVGSLEGKEVAVYGAGPIGLLTVMSAKYYGAKRVFAMEVLDNRLQMAKECGADVIINPNREKASEVVRKMTNDAGADVVFDAVGFAETVKDSAQMVRNGGTVIWIGLGATTVDIDYKMAVARELCFKGTYMYITEMIEGLEILKSGKMDVEKIITGVYPLSEGPRIFEELASGKSKDIKVILYP encoded by the coding sequence ATGAAAGCTTTAGTTTTTTACGGTGCAGGGGATATAAGGTATGTAGATGTGGAAACCCCTGAACCTAAGCAAGGAGAGGTTCTAATTAAGGTAAAAGCTGTTTCCATATGTGGTTCAGACTTAAACGGTTATAGAGGGAAATCTCCCTTTAGAGTACCCCCTCTTATTATGGGACATGAGTTCTCAGGTGAGATAGCTAAGTTAGGCGAAGGGGTAAAGGGAATCAATGTTGGGGATCGTGTAATAGTTGAGACCAATTTGTATTGTGGTGATTGTCCTAACTGTAAAGCTGGATTTATTAACATTTGTGAAAACCGTAGGATAATAGGTACTACGATGAAGGCGGGTTCTTACAATGGGGCTATGGCGGAATATGTAGTTGCTCCAGCTAATAAGGTTATAAAGCTACCCGATAACGTTTCCTTCAATGCAGCTGCTTTGATAGAGCCTTTAGCTAATGTTCTTCGTGCTGTAAAGCATGTAGGTAGCTTAGAGGGTAAGGAGGTAGCGGTTTATGGTGCTGGACCTATAGGTCTTTTGACAGTCATGTCTGCGAAGTACTATGGAGCTAAGAGGGTATTTGCGATGGAGGTATTAGATAATAGACTCCAGATGGCTAAAGAGTGTGGGGCAGATGTGATTATAAATCCAAATAGGGAGAAGGCATCTGAGGTTGTGAGAAAGATGACTAATGATGCAGGAGCTGATGTGGTTTTTGATGCTGTTGGTTTTGCTGAAACTGTTAAGGATAGCGCTCAGATGGTTCGTAATGGAGGGACTGTCATATGGATAGGTCTTGGTGCAACTACAGTAGATATCGATTACAAGATGGCTGTTGCAAGGGAACTGTGTTTCAAAGGGACCTATATGTATATAACAGAGATGATTGAAGGCCTTGAGATACTTAAAAGCGGCAAGATGGATGTAGAGAAGATTATTACAGGTGTGTATCCATTAAGTGAGGGTCCGAGGATCTTTGAGGAGTTAGCATCAGGAAAGTCTAAGGATATAAAGGTTATTCTATATCCTTAA
- a CDS encoding TRAP transporter large permease: MGTIAFIVMLVCLLLGVPLLVSLGLATIIPGLLNPRFVAGNINFVIRNMVNALDNTPILAIPLFILAGDIMTRGKISEKLFDFFVFFLGKVRAGMLMATIATAMFYGAISGSGVATTAAVGSMAIPFLISLGYDKTFVAGMIATAGGLGVIIPPSIPFVTYGVVTGTSIGDLFIAGIFPGITIGLCLMAYAYIYAVTKGEDRVRIQTKYNELRSRGFFRVFRESFWALLSPVIVLGGIYTGVVTPTEAAVISVFYSFLACLFIYKTLSLKDLPRILINSVRAYTPIVMLLSLAIVFGRVLALLQVPQVVRDFIVTNFGGNAALFLLGLNVLFLIIGMFMDIGPVIAILAPMLLPAAVALGIDPVHLGIVMSINLAVGMATPPFGVNLFVACPLVERPVMDVGKQAIPFILAFIVALFLVTYIPDISLILVRRG, translated from the coding sequence ATGGGAACTATAGCTTTTATCGTAATGCTTGTTTGTTTGCTATTGGGCGTTCCTTTATTGGTTTCGCTCGGTTTGGCTACGATAATTCCTGGTTTATTAAATCCTCGTTTCGTTGCTGGGAATATAAACTTTGTGATTAGAAATATGGTAAATGCTCTTGATAATACCCCTATACTTGCTATCCCGCTTTTCATACTAGCTGGAGATATAATGACGAGAGGTAAGATATCTGAAAAGCTCTTCGACTTCTTTGTGTTCTTCTTAGGGAAGGTTAGAGCTGGGATGCTTATGGCTACTATAGCTACAGCTATGTTTTATGGGGCTATTTCGGGATCAGGTGTGGCTACAACTGCAGCCGTGGGGAGTATGGCTATACCTTTTTTAATTTCCCTAGGGTATGATAAGACCTTTGTTGCTGGAATGATAGCGACTGCTGGTGGTTTAGGCGTAATAATTCCTCCGAGCATTCCCTTTGTGACATATGGTGTTGTAACCGGAACATCTATAGGGGATTTGTTTATAGCAGGTATTTTCCCTGGGATAACGATAGGTTTATGCTTGATGGCCTATGCTTATATATATGCTGTGACTAAAGGTGAGGATAGGGTAAGAATCCAAACTAAATATAACGAGTTAAGATCTAGAGGTTTCTTTAGAGTTTTTAGAGAGAGTTTTTGGGCTCTCTTAAGTCCAGTGATTGTCTTAGGAGGGATATATACAGGTGTTGTTACTCCTACGGAAGCGGCTGTTATTTCGGTCTTTTACTCCTTTTTAGCTTGTCTTTTTATATACAAGACTTTAAGCCTTAAGGATCTTCCAAGAATACTGATTAACTCTGTTAGGGCTTACACTCCAATAGTTATGCTTCTATCCTTAGCTATAGTTTTTGGACGTGTTTTAGCGCTACTTCAAGTTCCACAGGTCGTTAGGGATTTTATAGTGACTAACTTCGGTGGCAATGCAGCTCTTTTCTTATTGGGTTTAAATGTTCTTTTCCTTATCATAGGTATGTTTATGGATATAGGACCAGTTATAGCCATATTAGCACCGATGCTTTTGCCAGCAGCTGTAGCTTTAGGTATAGATCCCGTGCATTTGGGAATAGTAATGTCTATAAATTTAGCTGTAGGTATGGCAACACCACCTTTTGGTGTTAATCTCTTCGTTGCCTGTCCGCTTGTAGAGAGACCTGTTATGGATGTCGGAAAGCAGGCTATACCATTTATCTTGGCTTTTATAGTTGCGCTCTTTCTAGTGACTTATATACCAGATATTAGCTTGATTTTAGTTAGAAGGGGGTGA